From one Herpetosiphon gulosus genomic stretch:
- the ftsW gene encoding putative lipid II flippase FtsW: protein MNDRVPRKPDGMLLALVGGLVAFGLVMVYSSSFYVAYAEYGSSVYWVLRQTMWAIAGVGAMIATMRFDYRKLRRFSLPLMLVTLFLLLLVLLLPEHITKVNGASRWINIGPVGMQPSEIAKFAAIIYFADWLSRRGSKIRQFVTGLLPFGIMLGLLAGLVLLQPNMSTTIVIVVISAAILFTSGASLTHLGIAASMTTVVGWLAIQSAGYRALRVLVWQDPFSYPRDGGYQPIHALYALGSGSWTGVGLGQSRQKFFWLPFAHTDAIYAVIGEELGIIGAGLVLAAFVVLAVRGFRIASRTLDPFGALIAVGVTTWLVVQALINIAVVTTVIPFTGITLPFISYGGSSLMMTMIAAGLLLSVTRYAPLKRAEERTNELSIPTIGQLRPRVVAAADAVRRWHGRPRVSGFGGGQRPEEHHRSGSFAVGNSLGGTWRKPADESKRLIAWRKPKQRKNLVSQPINGSTARERIEQRRRNKRQR from the coding sequence AATATGGCTCATCGGTCTATTGGGTGCTGCGCCAAACCATGTGGGCAATTGCTGGCGTTGGTGCAATGATCGCCACCATGCGCTTTGATTATCGTAAATTGCGGCGTTTTTCGTTGCCCTTGATGCTTGTTACGCTCTTTTTGCTGCTCCTGGTATTGCTGTTGCCCGAACATATTACCAAGGTCAACGGCGCTAGTCGCTGGATTAATATTGGCCCAGTTGGCATGCAGCCCAGCGAAATTGCTAAATTTGCGGCGATTATCTATTTTGCTGACTGGCTTTCGCGGCGTGGCTCGAAAATTCGCCAATTTGTCACCGGGCTGTTGCCGTTTGGGATTATGCTAGGGCTATTGGCGGGCTTGGTGCTGTTGCAACCAAATATGAGTACCACGATTGTGATTGTGGTGATCAGCGCAGCGATTTTGTTTACCTCAGGTGCCAGTTTGACCCACCTTGGCATTGCCGCCAGTATGACGACAGTGGTTGGCTGGCTGGCAATTCAATCGGCGGGCTATCGGGCCTTGCGGGTATTGGTTTGGCAAGATCCCTTCAGCTATCCACGTGATGGTGGCTATCAACCAATTCATGCCTTGTATGCACTTGGCTCAGGCAGCTGGACGGGCGTTGGTTTAGGCCAAAGCCGCCAGAAATTTTTCTGGTTGCCGTTTGCCCATACCGATGCAATTTACGCGGTGATTGGCGAAGAATTAGGTATCATTGGGGCTGGCTTGGTGCTGGCAGCGTTTGTCGTGCTAGCAGTACGCGGCTTCCGGATCGCTTCGCGGACACTTGATCCATTTGGAGCATTGATCGCCGTGGGCGTGACCACGTGGTTAGTAGTGCAAGCGCTGATTAATATTGCTGTAGTGACCACCGTAATTCCATTTACTGGGATTACCCTGCCATTTATTTCGTATGGTGGTTCATCGTTGATGATGACCATGATTGCGGCGGGCTTGCTGCTGAGTGTAACCCGTTATGCGCCGTTGAAACGGGCTGAGGAACGAACCAATGAACTCTCCATCCCCACAATTGGCCAACTCCGACCACGAGTGGTCGCCGCTGCTGATGCTGTGCGGCGGTGGCACGGGCGGCCACGTGTATCCGGCTTTGGCGGTGGCCAGCGCCCTGAAGAACATCACCGATCCGGCAGCTTTGCCGTCGGCAACTCCCTCGGCGGAACGTGGCGCAAACCAGCCGACGAATCCAAGCGACTTATCGCTTGGCGCAAGCCCAAACAGCGCAAAAACTTGGTCAGCCAGCCAATCAACGGCAGCACTGCCCGCGAACGAATTGAGCAGCGTCGTCGCAATAAACGCCAACGTTAA
- a CDS encoding small basic family protein, with the protein MEQRQAMWIPLAGLGVGVAIGLVSGLTIPSQFARYTAVAVLSALDSIVGATRATIEKRYRNRIFISGLIGNTVLAVVLAFLGERLGIDLYLAAVVAFGVRLFENASRIRQHLVG; encoded by the coding sequence GTGGAGCAGCGACAAGCTATGTGGATTCCGCTGGCGGGGCTGGGAGTCGGGGTAGCGATTGGACTTGTTTCCGGTCTGACAATCCCCTCGCAATTTGCCCGTTACACAGCGGTAGCAGTTTTATCGGCGCTTGATTCGATTGTTGGGGCAACGCGAGCAACAATCGAAAAACGCTATCGGAATCGGATCTTTATTTCAGGATTAATTGGCAACACTGTGTTGGCGGTTGTGCTGGCGTTTCTGGGCGAGCGACTAGGCATTGACCTCTATTTGGCGGCAGTGGTGGCCTTTGGTGTCCGTTTGTTTGAAAATGCCAGTCGTATTCGACAACACCTAGTTGGCTAG
- a CDS encoding tetratricopeptide repeat protein, with protein sequence MIADAAYRQFHRDAAERLRQLYAEQTGRPEGLDGIMAWHLALACEWSEAITAALDQAETVIAQHNIADARVWCERALEYLNRLAEEQRANFAIRAYSLAWTVLDWAGNHDDALFYAQQLLTLARAAQSVQIEGGSLVALGRSQRAIRDYNSAEQTLKRALDLARTTNNVPLEAEALLHLGKTEQLQGRHTEAIHLYNAAQARGAVIDDRLTIAKIITSIGDVYRLIGSGQQAADYYSRALEIEEHLPGTLGVAIVHEKLALSYLELNDLDQALRCQAESLMLREKLNDSVGTARAYTVLGVIHHARGDYQTAIESLLKALQYEDRRTPGVGQIMLHNRLGDAYRAQADYGSASTNYNIALTNAQQLGDTVGIALASERLGDLAYEWNDRHDAAKHWHTAFLLRQGLGHYDEQKRLRERLRTIGMQV encoded by the coding sequence ATGATTGCTGATGCTGCCTATCGCCAATTTCATCGTGATGCGGCAGAGCGCTTGCGTCAACTTTACGCTGAACAAACTGGGCGGCCTGAAGGCTTGGATGGAATTATGGCATGGCATTTAGCATTGGCCTGTGAGTGGTCTGAGGCAATTACTGCCGCACTTGATCAAGCAGAAACGGTGATTGCTCAACATAATATCGCCGATGCGCGGGTTTGGTGTGAACGGGCCTTGGAATATTTAAACCGTTTGGCCGAGGAACAACGCGCCAATTTTGCAATTCGAGCCTACAGCTTGGCTTGGACGGTGCTGGATTGGGCGGGCAATCACGATGATGCCTTGTTTTATGCTCAGCAATTGTTGACCTTAGCCCGTGCGGCCCAATCGGTGCAAATTGAGGGTGGTTCGTTGGTGGCCTTGGGGCGTTCGCAACGAGCAATCCGCGATTATAACAGCGCCGAGCAAACCTTAAAACGAGCGCTCGATTTGGCCCGAACTACCAATAATGTGCCGCTTGAGGCCGAAGCTTTATTGCACCTTGGCAAAACCGAGCAACTCCAAGGCCGCCATACCGAAGCAATTCACCTGTATAACGCCGCACAAGCACGCGGAGCGGTGATTGACGATCGGCTAACAATCGCTAAAATTATCACAAGTATTGGCGATGTCTATCGTTTGATTGGTTCAGGCCAACAAGCCGCCGATTACTACTCACGTGCCTTGGAAATCGAGGAACATCTGCCTGGTACGTTGGGCGTGGCGATTGTGCATGAAAAATTGGCACTTTCGTATCTCGAATTAAACGATTTGGATCAAGCGCTACGTTGCCAAGCCGAAAGCCTAATGCTGCGCGAAAAATTAAATGATTCAGTTGGTACGGCCCGCGCCTACACCGTGCTTGGGGTGATTCATCATGCCCGGGGCGATTATCAAACGGCGATTGAATCGTTGCTCAAAGCCTTGCAATATGAGGATCGGCGCACGCCTGGCGTTGGCCAGATTATGCTGCACAATCGCTTGGGCGATGCCTATCGGGCACAAGCTGATTATGGCTCGGCCAGCACCAACTACAATATTGCCCTGACCAATGCCCAGCAATTGGGCGATACGGTTGGAATTGCCTTGGCTAGCGAGCGTTTGGGCGATTTGGCCTACGAATGGAATGATCGCCACGATGCGGCCAAGCATTGGCATACAGCCTTTTTATTGCGCCAAGGTCTTGGCCATTACGATGAACAAAAACGCTTGCGTGAACGCTTGCGAACTATAGGAATGCAGGTTTAA
- the murC gene encoding UDP-N-acetylmuramate--L-alanine ligase — MHTHIVGIGGSGMSSIATLLLERGDQVSGCDRASNAATTRLADHGVSIAIGHSASHVQGIDRLLVTSALPLDHIEIVAAHQAAIPVLTRHDLWREWSAERPTLAVTGTHGKTTTTAMLAVIFKYCGYTPGFLIGADVPALGASAAWGQGPLVLEADEYARTFLALSPAIGIITNLDWDHVDIYPSQAEYDAAFREFATKSSLQHLVLCGDDLGTQRVLADVPAIRCGLAEHNTWRATAVQATPDGMLFELISPAAEPMVVQLAVAGEHNVQNALLALAAAHAYGVDLAAAVAAIAHYQGAARRFEPKGQVGAVRVFDDYAHHPVEIRATLAAARKRFPAQRIVAYFQPHTFSRLEAFLADFQTAFEQADLVRIGAVYGARETSKSDPTAQIVAGMQHPNALAVGDLEQAFEQLLRDVQAGDVVLTLGAGDGVAVGERLVAALR, encoded by the coding sequence GTGCATACGCACATTGTTGGAATTGGTGGTTCAGGTATGAGTTCGATTGCGACGCTCTTGTTGGAGCGTGGCGATCAGGTTTCTGGCTGCGATCGGGCTTCTAATGCGGCTACAACCCGTTTGGCTGACCACGGTGTTTCAATCGCGATTGGCCATAGCGCTAGCCATGTGCAGGGGATTGATCGGCTGTTGGTGACCTCAGCCTTGCCACTTGACCACATTGAGATTGTGGCGGCTCACCAAGCGGCGATTCCGGTGCTAACTCGCCACGATTTATGGCGTGAATGGAGCGCTGAACGACCAACGCTTGCGGTTACCGGAACTCATGGCAAAACCACCACTACCGCAATGTTGGCGGTTATTTTTAAGTATTGTGGCTATACACCTGGCTTTTTAATTGGAGCCGATGTGCCTGCCTTGGGTGCGAGTGCCGCTTGGGGCCAAGGGCCGTTGGTGCTCGAAGCCGATGAGTATGCCCGCACGTTTTTGGCGCTGAGTCCAGCCATTGGTATTATCACCAATCTCGATTGGGATCATGTGGATATTTACCCAAGCCAAGCTGAGTATGATGCAGCCTTTCGTGAATTTGCCACTAAATCTAGCTTGCAACATTTGGTGTTGTGCGGCGATGATCTGGGTACACAACGAGTGCTTGCTGATGTGCCAGCGATTCGTTGCGGTTTGGCAGAGCATAATACTTGGCGAGCAACAGCGGTTCAGGCTACGCCCGATGGCATGCTGTTTGAGCTTATCAGCCCCGCTGCTGAGCCAATGGTGGTGCAATTAGCGGTTGCTGGTGAACATAATGTACAAAATGCGTTATTAGCCTTAGCCGCCGCCCATGCCTATGGGGTTGATTTGGCGGCAGCAGTCGCAGCAATTGCCCACTATCAAGGCGCGGCGCGGCGTTTCGAGCCAAAAGGCCAAGTTGGTGCTGTGCGCGTGTTTGATGATTATGCTCATCATCCGGTAGAAATTCGCGCGACCTTGGCGGCAGCTCGCAAGCGCTTTCCGGCGCAACGGATTGTGGCCTATTTTCAGCCGCACACCTTTAGCCGCTTGGAAGCGTTTCTAGCCGATTTTCAAACTGCTTTTGAGCAGGCTGACCTAGTGCGAATTGGCGCGGTGTACGGGGCACGCGAAACCAGCAAAAGCGACCCAACCGCTCAAATCGTGGCTGGAATGCAGCATCCGAACGCCTTGGCAGTTGGCGATTTAGAGCAAGCGTTTGAGCAATTGCTGCGCGATGTGCAGGCTGGCGATGTGGTGCTGACCTTGGGAGCTGGCGATGGGGTTGCGGTTGGCGAGCGGTTGGTGGCGGCGCTGAGGTGA
- a CDS encoding FtsQ-type POTRA domain-containing protein — translation MSNPRRSSRLISRKPRGRAPLGVRSTTPMVRPTLRTILRNMLLNGKLAALGLLLVGIGSLIVVFRSPAFVVGELEIEGNRSVDAATISQLANLQGISIWDIDPAEVAARISQNPYVATASVQLRIPARVLVRVQERQAAVVWNMGGTNYEVTAGGEVLGLATSITTATLVIYDTRTIPISAGSYIDTDALNLAQTLYLRIPKELGWQPTRYEWDPYYGVSVYNDTNQAVFGRLAEQQVSLDLKLATLQQVQASNTVWTFIDLRPEKPYYRPQATPTPTAGSQ, via the coding sequence ATGAGTAATCCACGTCGCTCAAGCCGCTTGATTAGCCGCAAACCGCGCGGGCGTGCACCGCTGGGCGTGCGTAGCACCACGCCAATGGTGCGCCCAACGCTGCGAACCATTCTGCGCAACATGCTCTTGAATGGCAAATTAGCGGCGTTAGGCTTGCTGTTGGTCGGTATTGGCAGTTTGATTGTAGTCTTTCGTTCACCGGCTTTTGTGGTTGGCGAATTGGAGATCGAGGGCAATCGCTCGGTCGATGCCGCCACGATCAGCCAATTAGCCAACCTGCAAGGTATCTCGATTTGGGATATTGATCCGGCGGAAGTGGCTGCGCGAATTAGCCAAAACCCCTATGTTGCCACAGCGAGCGTGCAGTTGCGGATTCCCGCCCGCGTATTGGTGCGAGTGCAAGAGCGACAGGCAGCAGTGGTTTGGAATATGGGTGGTACAAATTACGAAGTGACTGCTGGGGGCGAAGTGTTAGGCTTGGCCACATCAATCACTACCGCAACCCTAGTGATTTACGATACCCGCACAATTCCGATTTCGGCGGGGAGCTATATCGACACCGATGCGCTGAATTTGGCGCAAACGCTGTATTTACGCATTCCCAAAGAGCTTGGTTGGCAACCGACGCGCTACGAATGGGACCCATACTATGGGGTTTCGGTTTACAATGATACTAATCAAGCGGTGTTTGGACGGTTGGCTGAACAGCAGGTGAGCCTTGATTTGAAACTTGCAACGTTGCAACAAGTTCAAGCAAGCAATACTGTATGGACATTTATCGATTTACGACCGGAAAAACCCTACTATCGACCGCAGGCGACTCCAACGCCAACGGCAGGGTCGCAATAA
- the ftsA gene encoding cell division protein FtsA yields the protein MNRTIVGIDVGTTKICTLVAEVHDTGKVNILGVGLTPSKGLDRGVVVNIDEAVSAIATSVEKAERLSGYRIGTAFVGIAGRHISSVNSRGVVAISRPDHEISRTDVARAVEAAQAIAIPTQREVIHVIPRAYIVDGHEGIRDPVGMAGYRLEVETHIVTGEVMAIQNLIKSVERAGVGIDDLVLQPLASGEAVLSEEDKSRGVVLVDIGGGTTDIAIFIGGGIWHTVVLPIGGAHFTNDLVYVLHTPHNTAEYLKLRYGKVTDIDSHDPDDDLIDTDGFSPGEHQQVSRVELNEILQARAEQLIDMIGNEIRRSGYEGLLPAGIVLTGGSAQLPGLDEMARQLLGMPVRIGIPTNLTGLAEAIDAPPYATAVGLVRWGLRHGMGSVGGHAASQPATTNWKQTYDRFKMWLREFLP from the coding sequence ATGAATCGCACCATTGTCGGTATTGATGTCGGTACAACCAAAATATGTACTTTGGTTGCTGAAGTTCACGATACAGGCAAAGTGAATATTTTAGGGGTTGGCCTTACGCCTTCCAAAGGTCTCGACCGTGGGGTCGTGGTGAATATCGACGAGGCGGTTAGCGCGATTGCGACTTCGGTTGAAAAGGCCGAGCGGCTTTCGGGCTATCGCATTGGCACTGCCTTTGTCGGGATTGCAGGCCGCCATATTTCCTCAGTTAATAGTCGTGGGGTGGTCGCCATCTCACGACCTGATCATGAAATTTCGCGCACAGACGTTGCCCGCGCTGTCGAAGCCGCTCAAGCGATTGCTATCCCAACCCAACGCGAAGTGATCCATGTGATTCCACGGGCCTATATCGTTGATGGCCATGAGGGCATTCGCGATCCAGTGGGTATGGCAGGCTATCGGCTTGAAGTTGAAACCCATATTGTCACTGGCGAAGTGATGGCGATTCAAAATTTAATCAAGAGTGTTGAACGAGCTGGGGTCGGCATTGACGACCTGGTGCTGCAACCCTTGGCTTCGGGCGAGGCGGTGCTGAGCGAAGAAGATAAAAGCCGTGGGGTTGTGCTCGTTGATATTGGTGGCGGCACAACCGACATTGCGATTTTTATTGGTGGTGGGATTTGGCACACCGTGGTGTTGCCGATTGGCGGAGCACATTTTACCAACGATTTGGTTTATGTGCTGCATACACCACATAACACCGCCGAATATCTCAAATTGCGCTATGGCAAAGTAACCGATATCGACAGCCATGACCCTGATGATGATCTGATCGATACTGATGGCTTCTCGCCCGGCGAACATCAACAAGTCTCGCGGGTTGAATTGAATGAAATTCTGCAAGCGCGAGCCGAACAACTGATCGACATGATTGGCAATGAAATCCGTCGTTCTGGCTATGAAGGCCTGTTGCCTGCGGGGATTGTCCTGACAGGTGGCTCGGCTCAATTGCCTGGCTTAGATGAGATGGCACGCCAACTTTTAGGGATGCCAGTGCGCATTGGTATTCCAACGAATTTGACTGGATTAGCTGAAGCAATAGATGCACCACCCTATGCCACGGCTGTGGGGCTTGTCCGTTGGGGCTTGCGTCATGGAATGGGCAGCGTTGGCGGCCATGCTGCGAGCCAACCAGCAACGACCAACTGGAAACAAACCTACGACCGCTTCAAAATGTGGTTACGGGAATTTTTACCGTAA
- a CDS encoding UDP-N-acetylglucosamine--N-acetylmuramyl-(pentapeptide) pyrophosphoryl-undecaprenol N-acetylglucosamine transferase: MSSVVAINANVKPQLRYVGSVDGMEGDLVQRESSIPFIGLPAAAMRGRNPLQMLKNAGVLIKGVLAARSLLRRERPAAILGTGGYVCVPLFVAAALERVPTLLYLPDIVPGWAGRVLARLATRIAVTFDDSKRYLPAHKVVETGYPVRGELFNQNKAQCRAIFGLNDQLPVLLVYGGSRGARSINQAVAALLSDLLELAQVVHVCGRNGDETWLREAQAKLGPELASRYHLYPYLHADAERSMSTAFGAADFALSRAGASTMAELPAAGIGSILVPLTMVKQEYNAAALADRGAAISIPDEAMLGSGEPTQGRLWRELSAVLSSPLRLQTMAQRSASLAQPDAGARLASEWLALARGG, translated from the coding sequence TTGAGCAGCGTCGTCGCAATAAACGCCAACGTTAAGCCGCAACTCCGCTATGTTGGCTCGGTTGATGGCATGGAAGGTGATTTAGTTCAGCGCGAAAGCTCAATTCCGTTTATTGGCCTGCCTGCTGCGGCCATGCGCGGGCGCAACCCACTGCAAATGCTGAAAAATGCTGGAGTTTTGATCAAAGGTGTGCTTGCTGCACGCAGCTTATTGCGGCGCGAACGGCCTGCGGCAATTTTAGGCACTGGCGGCTATGTCTGTGTGCCATTATTTGTGGCAGCGGCGCTTGAGCGTGTGCCAACCTTGCTTTATTTGCCGGATATTGTGCCAGGCTGGGCTGGGCGGGTGCTGGCTCGTTTAGCCACGCGCATTGCCGTAACCTTTGATGATTCCAAGCGCTACTTGCCAGCGCATAAAGTGGTTGAAACTGGCTATCCGGTGCGTGGCGAGCTGTTTAATCAAAATAAAGCCCAATGTCGGGCAATCTTTGGCCTAAATGATCAATTGCCAGTGCTGTTGGTGTATGGTGGCAGTCGCGGGGCACGCTCGATCAATCAGGCGGTTGCCGCGCTCTTAAGCGATCTGTTAGAATTAGCGCAGGTCGTGCATGTTTGCGGACGGAATGGCGATGAGACATGGTTGCGTGAGGCCCAAGCCAAACTCGGCCCTGAGCTAGCCAGCCGTTATCATCTTTACCCCTATCTGCATGCGGATGCTGAACGCTCGATGAGCACAGCGTTTGGCGCAGCAGATTTTGCGTTAAGTCGGGCTGGCGCATCGACGATGGCCGAACTTCCTGCCGCAGGCATTGGATCGATTTTAGTGCCTTTGACCATGGTGAAGCAAGAATACAACGCTGCTGCCCTAGCCGACCGTGGCGCAGCAATTAGCATTCCTGATGAAGCAATGCTAGGCTCTGGAGAGCCAACCCAAGGCCGTTTGTGGCGCGAACTCTCAGCAGTGCTGAGTAGCCCGTTGCGCTTACAAACGATGGCGCAACGCAGTGCCAGCCTTGCCCAACCAGATGCAGGGGCGCGGCTTGCCAGCGAATGGCTGGCGCTTGCCCGAGGAGGCTAA
- the ftsZ gene encoding cell division protein FtsZ, which yields MDFNSNLIENFAQIKVIGVGGGGSNAVDRMVESGLQGVEFITVNTDAQALIHSPATIRVRIGDKLTRGLGSGGNPVIGQKAAEETHDELHDVLRGSDMVFITAGMGGGTGTGASPVIASIAQEIGALTVGVVTRPFLFEGNHRRKVAESGIDQLKPSVDALIVVPNDRLLQIASKNTKMNEAFRMADDVLRQGIQGISDLITSRGLINLDFADVKTIMSQQGTALMAIGHGIGDNRMIDAANMAISSPLLEISIDGAKGVLFNVTGGEDLGLLEVNEAAEIISKAADPDANIIFGARIDPNLPADEVKITIIATGFDQARPQGNNRSRSYPSAQSQPTSQPTSYQQPTQQPVRPAPQPQQPQRPTPPTSFGSNDDLDIPPFLRNRERRK from the coding sequence ATGGATTTCAATAGCAACTTAATTGAAAATTTCGCCCAAATCAAGGTGATTGGGGTTGGTGGCGGCGGCTCGAATGCGGTTGATCGCATGGTCGAATCGGGCCTGCAAGGGGTCGAATTTATCACTGTCAACACCGATGCTCAAGCCTTGATCCACTCACCAGCCACGATTCGCGTGCGGATTGGCGATAAACTGACGCGTGGACTTGGCTCAGGCGGTAATCCCGTGATTGGACAAAAAGCCGCCGAAGAAACCCACGATGAGCTGCACGATGTGTTGCGTGGCTCGGATATGGTTTTCATCACTGCTGGCATGGGTGGTGGCACAGGCACAGGTGCTTCGCCCGTGATTGCCTCGATTGCCCAAGAAATTGGTGCCTTGACGGTTGGTGTGGTAACCCGCCCCTTCTTGTTTGAAGGTAACCATCGCCGCAAAGTTGCCGAATCGGGGATTGACCAACTCAAACCAAGCGTTGATGCCTTGATCGTTGTTCCTAACGATCGTTTGCTGCAAATCGCTTCTAAAAACACCAAAATGAACGAAGCCTTTCGCATGGCTGATGATGTGTTGCGCCAAGGTATTCAAGGGATCTCCGATTTGATTACCAGCCGTGGTTTGATTAACCTCGACTTTGCCGACGTAAAAACGATTATGTCGCAACAGGGCACGGCTTTGATGGCAATTGGCCATGGGATTGGCGATAATCGCATGATCGATGCTGCGAATATGGCAATTTCATCACCATTGCTTGAAATCTCGATCGATGGTGCGAAAGGCGTGCTGTTCAACGTCACTGGTGGCGAAGATTTGGGCTTGTTGGAAGTCAACGAAGCTGCTGAGATTATTTCCAAGGCGGCTGATCCTGATGCCAACATCATCTTCGGGGCACGCATTGACCCTAATTTGCCAGCTGATGAAGTTAAAATCACGATTATTGCCACGGGTTTTGATCAAGCGCGGCCCCAAGGCAACAATCGCTCACGTTCATATCCATCGGCGCAAAGCCAACCGACGAGCCAACCAACCAGCTACCAACAACCAACTCAGCAACCAGTGCGGCCAGCACCCCAACCGCAACAACCACAACGGCCCACACCTCCAACCTCCTTTGGTAGCAACGACGATTTAGATATTCCGCCATTCTTGCGCAACCGCGAACGCCGCAAGTAA
- a CDS encoding D-alanine--D-alanine ligase yields MTKRRVGIVFGGKSGEHEVSLKSARAVMNALDPEKYTVIPIGITRNGQWLSGGDPLLALEQQADQKMLGRAPQAGVVSETAIVQSAGSLPEQTNVAALDVIIPVLHGPFGEDGTIQGVFEFANLPYVGCGVLAASVGMDKGLMKSAFAAAELPQVPWQLVLRRDWQQQPEAIYERLEAHLHYPMFVKPANLGSSVGISKVSNRAELAAGMAEAAGYDRRIVVEQGINAREIEVAILGNDDPEPSVPGEVLPANDFYDYADKYLEGQTQFAIPAELDAATSQQLREMAVTAFKAIDGAGLARVDFFVERETGAIYINEINTFPGFTAMSQYPKLWEATGLGYSELLDRLIDLAIERYHERGR; encoded by the coding sequence ATGACAAAACGGCGGGTTGGAATTGTTTTTGGCGGGAAATCGGGCGAGCACGAAGTATCGTTGAAATCGGCGCGGGCCGTGATGAATGCGCTTGATCCTGAAAAATATACCGTGATTCCGATTGGCATTACCCGTAATGGTCAATGGCTGAGCGGCGGCGACCCATTGTTGGCCTTGGAGCAACAGGCCGACCAAAAGATGCTTGGCCGTGCGCCGCAAGCTGGGGTCGTCAGCGAAACCGCGATTGTGCAAAGTGCTGGTAGTTTGCCCGAACAAACCAATGTTGCCGCCTTGGATGTGATTATTCCAGTCTTGCATGGCCCATTTGGCGAGGATGGCACGATTCAAGGAGTGTTTGAATTCGCCAATCTGCCCTATGTTGGCTGTGGAGTTTTGGCGGCTTCAGTCGGCATGGATAAGGGCTTGATGAAATCGGCTTTTGCTGCCGCAGAGTTGCCCCAAGTGCCATGGCAGCTGGTTTTGCGCCGCGATTGGCAACAACAGCCTGAAGCAATTTACGAGCGGCTTGAAGCTCATTTGCACTATCCAATGTTCGTTAAGCCCGCCAATTTAGGTAGCAGCGTCGGCATTAGCAAAGTCAGCAATCGAGCTGAATTGGCGGCTGGCATGGCCGAGGCTGCTGGCTACGATCGGCGAATTGTGGTTGAACAAGGCATCAATGCCCGTGAAATTGAAGTTGCAATTTTGGGTAATGATGATCCTGAGCCTTCAGTGCCAGGTGAAGTGCTGCCTGCCAACGATTTTTACGATTATGCCGATAAATATCTCGAAGGCCAGACCCAATTTGCAATTCCGGCGGAGCTTGATGCTGCGACCAGCCAACAACTGCGTGAGATGGCAGTTACCGCCTTCAAAGCGATTGACGGGGCAGGCTTGGCGCGGGTCGATTTCTTTGTCGAGCGCGAAACTGGCGCGATCTATATCAACGAAATTAATACCTTCCCTGGCTTTACGGCGATGAGCCAATATCCCAAATTGTGGGAAGCCACTGGCCTTGGCTATAGCGAATTACTTGATCGGCTGATCGATCTGGCGATTGAACGTTATCATGAGCGAGGCCGATGA
- the murB gene encoding UDP-N-acetylmuramate dehydrogenase, with translation MIDLREHELLAPYTAWRIGGPARYFVNVTSPEQQVEAVQWAELQQVPIFMLGGGSNLLMSDAGWNGLVIRNRATGFEVHDHGDQLTIHVQAGAPTAGTVRRLAAQGIAGLEWAEGLPGTIGGAIYGNAGCYGGETAKHLQSARLLLPDNQIVEWSAADFQFDYRTSQLKRLAGNRPTTRIPYVLDAVVSAWRDDPGRIASKMAEIAEGRKQRTPAGSSCGSVFKNPTNTTAGRLIDAAGLKGFRMGAAQIAEKHANYILNLGGATASDILRVAEYAQTEVLKQFGIELELEVRVITSEDQSL, from the coding sequence ATGATCGATCTTCGCGAACATGAGCTACTCGCGCCCTACACAGCTTGGCGCATTGGTGGCCCAGCGCGGTATTTTGTAAACGTTACCAGCCCTGAGCAACAGGTTGAGGCGGTGCAATGGGCTGAACTTCAGCAAGTGCCAATTTTTATGTTAGGCGGCGGCTCGAATTTATTGATGAGCGATGCAGGCTGGAATGGCTTGGTGATTCGCAATCGCGCGACTGGCTTTGAAGTGCATGACCATGGTGATCAGCTGACGATTCATGTGCAGGCTGGTGCACCAACCGCTGGCACAGTGCGGCGTTTGGCGGCTCAAGGCATTGCTGGCCTTGAATGGGCCGAAGGTTTGCCCGGCACAATCGGCGGGGCAATCTATGGTAATGCTGGCTGTTATGGTGGCGAAACTGCCAAACACCTGCAATCGGCGCGTTTATTGTTGCCCGATAACCAGATTGTCGAGTGGTCGGCGGCTGATTTTCAATTCGACTATCGCACGAGCCAACTCAAACGACTGGCAGGCAATCGCCCAACCACGCGCATTCCGTATGTGCTCGATGCAGTTGTGAGTGCTTGGCGCGATGATCCTGGGCGGATCGCTAGCAAAATGGCCGAGATTGCCGAAGGTCGTAAGCAACGCACGCCAGCTGGCTCATCGTGTGGCTCGGTGTTTAAAAACCCAACTAACACCACTGCTGGACGTTTGATCGATGCTGCTGGCTTGAAAGGTTTTCGCATGGGCGCGGCCCAAATTGCCGAAAAACATGCCAACTATATCTTGAATCTGGGCGGGGCGACGGCCAGCGATATTTTGCGGGTGGCCGAATATGCCCAAACCGAAGTGCTCAAACAATTTGGCATCGAACTCGAATTAGAAGTTCGCGTGATCACCAGTGAGGATCAATCGTTATGA